The Fimbriimonadaceae bacterium nucleotide sequence TGCGCTTCGAAGGGAGGCTGAGCCCCGTCTGGCTGGACGCGCGCTCGCCTTGGAGCGGGGGGCTTGCCGACCGGGCCGCGTTGCTCGCCCTGAGTTCGCTCGGGTCACAGCCGAAGCCGATCCAAATCGAGGTGCTCCGGAGCGCGGGGCCGGGGGGCGAAGACATCGAGGGCGCCTTGCAGCGCGCCAAAGTCGTGCGTTAAATCTCGAAGTCTTTGTCGACCGGCGGCGTCGGGCGTTCAAATTTTTTCTGTTCGACGCGGCCCGCGGCCTGGCCCGCGTCCAAGATCGACCAGATCCACGCGATCGCACTGATCCCCAGGGGCAGCAGGACAAGCGGCTCGAATCCCGGCCCGCGGCCGGTGAAGAGGGTCGTCAGACCCTTCATCCCGTTCGGCACCAGGAACGCAAGGATCCAGCCGACGAGCCAGACGCCCATAAAAGCCGCGCCCTTCGCGCGCAAGCCGTTGACGATCTGGCCCAGGCCGGGGACCAAGAAACTGAGCACGACCGAGGCCTTGCCGCTCGCATAGGTGCCCTCCCCGCTCCCCAGGAGCAGGGCGGGGTTGAGGGCGGTCTCGATGGCGAGCACGGTCTCGCCGTACTTGCGCTCCGCGCTCGCGTTGGTGGCGTCGAGCTCCACCGCCTGCCTATACGCCTCACGGGCTTTGCGGGTCTGACGCTGTTCTAGGTAGACGTCGCCCAGGGCTTCGTTCGCAGGAGACGAGTGTGGCGCGAGTTGGACCGCCTCCAAGACGAGCCTCTCGGACAGATCCGCCTGGCCCCTCACTTTGGCAAGGTTCGCCTGGCGCAAAAGGTCTTCGACCCGGAGCCGCTGTTCTTCCGTGAGCTCGCGGGGGGCCTCTGCTACGGCATCAGGTTCGGATCGTTCTGCATCGTCCGCCATAGCGTCTCCAGATCGTAGAACTGTCGCTTCTCCTCCAGCATCACGTGCAGGACCACGTCGCCAAAATCGTAAAGGATCCACCCGCCCGCTTTCGGGCCGGTGGTGGAACGGAGGGCACGCTCGCCGATCGCCCTCATCTTTTCCTCCACCTTTTCGGCGATGGAGTTCGCGTGGGTGTCCGATGTGCCCGAGCAGACGACGAAGAAGTCGGCGACAGACGTCTTCGCGCGGACGTCGATGACCTCGATGTCCACCGCCTTGATGTCGTCCGCGAATTCGCGGATGCGGTCGGCTTTCTCTTGCGAGTTCAATGGTCGTTCAGTCGAGATAGAGTCCCTCTCGCTCAATGTACTCCCGAAGGGCGGCGGTGAGCCACCTATCGGTAGGCCGTCCCCTCGCGACGTCCTCCCTGATCTTAGACGAGGAAACCGGGTGGTTTGGCATTTCGACGACGTCGACGACCCTGCGCCACTCACGGTCGAGCTCGTTGAGGACGCCTTCTAAGCGCGTCCCGGTGCGGGCGACCACGGCGACTCGGCAGAGCCGCAGGAGCTTGGCCGGCTCTCTCCATTGGGGCAGCGACGCGAGGGCGTCCGCCCCCATAACGAACCAGTAGTCGCCAGGGCGCGAGTAGGTGAGCTCCTCCATCGTTTCTAGAGCGTAGCTCGGCCCCTTGCGGGTGAGTTCGATGTCGCTCACCGCGAGCCAGGGCCGCTCGTGGGCGAGCAATCCGCACATGGCGAAACGCTGGGCGCCCGTGGCTGCAGGCTGCCGCCGTTTCAGCGGGTTCTGGTAACCGGGTACCAGCAACACCTCGTCCAGCTGCAAGGCATCGTGGGCCGCTTCCGCCAACGCCACGTGCCCCAGGTGGGGCGGGTCGAACGTTCCT carries:
- the rsfS gene encoding ribosome silencing factor, whose amino-acid sequence is MNSQEKADRIREFADDIKAVDIEVIDVRAKTSVADFFVVCSGTSDTHANSIAEKVEEKMRAIGERALRSTTGPKAGGWILYDFGDVVLHVMLEEKRQFYDLETLWRTMQNDPNLMP
- a CDS encoding tetratricopeptide repeat protein, translated to MADDAERSEPDAVAEAPRELTEEQRLRVEDLLRQANLAKVRGQADLSERLVLEAVQLAPHSSPANEALGDVYLEQRQTRKAREAYRQAVELDATNASAERKYGETVLAIETALNPALLLGSGEGTYASGKASVVLSFLVPGLGQIVNGLRAKGAAFMGVWLVGWILAFLVPNGMKGLTTLFTGRGPGFEPLVLLPLGISAIAWIWSILDAGQAAGRVEQKKFERPTPPVDKDFEI
- the nadD gene encoding nicotinate (nicotinamide) nucleotide adenylyltransferase; translation: MRYGVLGGTFDPPHLGHVALAEAAHDALQLDEVLLVPGYQNPLKRRQPAATGAQRFAMCGLLAHERPWLAVSDIELTRKGPSYALETMEELTYSRPGDYWFVMGADALASLPQWREPAKLLRLCRVAVVARTGTRLEGVLNELDREWRRVVDVVEMPNHPVSSSKIREDVARGRPTDRWLTAALREYIEREGLYLD